A stretch of Brassica rapa cultivar Chiifu-401-42 chromosome A08, CAAS_Brap_v3.01, whole genome shotgun sequence DNA encodes these proteins:
- the LOC103836292 gene encoding uncharacterized protein LOC103836292 yields the protein MSKAYDRIEWPFLQEVLRCFGFDPIWVDWIMECVSSVSYSFLINGSPRGRVLPSRGIRQGDPLSPYLFILCTEVLSGLCRQAQERGSLPGLKVARNSPTINHLLFADDTMFFCRTDHMSCATLQSILTRYGNASGQMINLLKSTITFSSKTPAEARNRVKLHLHIDKEGGIGKYLGLPEHFGRRKRDIFASIVDRIRQRSHSWTTSFLSGAGKQVLLKAVLAAMPTYAMSCFKIPVSLCKQIQSVFTRFWWDSKPNLKKMSWISWDRLTLPKSAGGLGFREIEKFNEALLAKLAWRILTDPNSLLSRTLLGKYCHTYSFMECSSPSSASHGWRGILAARDVLKKGMGWLVGNGKDINIWTEPWLALDKPTRPTGPPPLNSINLCVQDLFLPNSTSWNISAIRLHLPHHEQDILCLNPSSFGMVDTRVWLPERSGDYSTKTGYALSKLNATPPRDQAFNWNQFVWNVATSPKTKQLLWRIGNNALSVGSNLLARGIMVDGACKRCGAPETILHVLLNCPFASRVWNLLPANLKPSPDTSTTISLLLQNSKKTTCLPPTGVSNPVHPWLFWYLWTSRNKLLFENLLLSEEEVVLRSIKEARAWQEAQVRTCPPTSRPKPTRKSCPTSSVTSGLSCFVDAAWDVRSGFGGMGWLFTSRDTGVIAQDSSNRRFVASALVAETLAVKAALSAAVSSGFRALTIYSDSKTLVTLLTSGGKCVELQGLLHDIHMLCTFLESISFCFVPRSDNIDADSLAKAALFNLSWLASEAL from the coding sequence ATGAGTAAGGCTTACGATCGGATTGAGTGGCCGTTTCTCCAGGAAGTTCTCCGTTGCTTCGGCTTCGATCCTATATGGGTGGACTGGATTATGGAATGTGTCAGTTCCGTATCATATTCCTTCCTCATAAATGGATCTCCCCGAGGTCGTGTGCTGCCTTCCCGAGGCATTCGACAAGGCGACCCGCTCTCCCCTTACCTCTTCATACTTTGCACCGAGGTTCTCTCTGGCCTTTGTCGTCAAGCTCAAGAAAGAGGTTCACTCCCGGGTCTGAAGGTGGCTCGCAACTCCCCGACAATCAACCATCTTTTGTTCGCAGATGACACTATGTTCTTTTGTCGGACTGATCACATGAGTTGTGCCACGCTCCAGAGTATTCTTACTCGGTATGGAAACGCCTCAGGCCAGATGATTAACCTCCTGAAATCTACCATTACCTTCTCTTCCAAAACTCCTGCCGAGGCGAGGAACCGAGTCAAGCTTCATCTCCATATTGACAAAGAAGGCGGCATTGGCAAGTATCTAGGTTTGCCGGAACACTTCGGCCGCAGGAAACGAGATATTTTTGCCAGCATTGTCGATAGAATAAGGCAGAGATCACACAGTTGGACAACAAGCTTTCTCTCGGGAGCCGGGAAACAAGTTCTTCTCAAGGCGGTTTTGGCTGCGATGCCCACGTATGCTATGTCATGCTTCAAGATTCCGGTCTCACTATGTAAACAAATCCAATCTGTATTCACACGCTTCTGGTGGGATTCTAAACCAAACCTCAAGAAGATGAGCTGGATCTCTTGGGATCGGCTTACTCTCCCCAAGTCTGCGGGTGGTCTCGGTTTTAGGGAAATTGAGAAATTTAATGAAGCTCTCCTTGCTAAGCTAGCCTGGCGGATCCTCACAGACCCTAACTCTCTGCTGTCTCGAACCTTACTGGGCAAGTATTGTCACACTTACTCCTTTATGGAGTGTTCTTCACCGAGCTCTGCCTCTCATGGCTGGAGAGGAATTCTTGCAGCCCGAGATGTTTTGAAAAAAGGAATGGGTTGGCTGGTGGGAAACGGGAAAGACATCAATATCTGGACGGAGCCTTGGTTGGCTTTAGATAAACCGACCAGGCCCACTGGTCCCCCACCTCTCAACTCCATTAATCTTTGTGTTCAAGACTTGTTTTTACCAAACTCCACCTCGTGGAACATCTCAGCTATTCGCTTGCACTTACCTCACCATGAGCAGGACATACTTTGTTTAAACCCGAGCTCTTTTGGAATGGTGGATACCAGGGTGTGGCTCCCAGAACGGTCGGGTGATTACTCAACTAAGACAGGGTATGCTCTCTCCAAGCTAAATGCCACACCTCCTCGTGATCAGGCTTTCAACTGGAACCAATTTGTGTGGAATGTGGCTACCTCTCCCAAGACTAAACAGCTTCTCTGGAGAATTGGAAATAATGCTCTTTCAGTGGGATCAAACCTTCTTGCTCGTGGTATTATGGTGGACGGGGCCTGCAAGCGTTGCGGGGCACCGGAGACAATCCTACATGTGCTCCTAAACTGTCCTTTTGCTTCAAGGGTATGGAACCTGCTCCCAGCGAATCTGAAACCATCACCTGATACCAGCACCACAATCTCCCTGCTCTTACAGAATAGCAAAAAGACTACCTGTTTACCTCCCACGGGGGTCAGCAACCCGGTTCATCCATGGCTGTTCTGGTACTTATGGACCAGTCGTAACAAGCTCTTGTTTGAGAATCTCTTACTTTCAGAAGAGGAGGTGGTTCTTAGATCTATCAAAGAAGCCAGAGCATGGCAAGAAGCGCAAGTAAGAACCTGTCCCCCTACCAGCCGACCTAAACCTACTCGTAAGTCCTGCCCCACCTCATCAGTAACTTCTGGATTATCCTGCTTTGTGGATGCAGCTTGGGATGTAAGGTCTGGTTTTGGTGGTATGGGATGGCTTTTCACTAGCCGTGATACAGGTGTTATCGCACAAGACTCATCAAACCGTCGATTTGTGGCCTCTGCTCTTGTTGCGGAGACACTTGCGGTTAAAGCTGCCCTTTCTGCAGCCGTCTCGTCTGGTTTCCGAGCTCTCACTATCTACTCGGACTCAAAGACCCTCGTTACTTTGCTTACCTCAGGTGGCAAGTGTGTCGAGCTTCAAGGCTTGTTGCATGATATTCATATGTTATGTACCTTCCTTGAATCTATCTCCTTTTGCTTTGTTCCCCGTTCAGATAACATTGATGCTGATTCCTTAGCTAAGGCAGCTCTGTTTAATCTCTCTTGGTTGGCCTCTGAGGCTTTGTAA
- the LOC103836189 gene encoding uncharacterized protein LOC103836189, with protein sequence MKKTYKFQTLFSSLIFPIFLLTLLLSISRTNAVSSGGGCRDPPSQNSCKTCMAEQTKYDCPKCVPVLRCMARCLWSGVSQRKCTTTCGVDTVARPSLLDCKRCVSRCKCSCAA encoded by the coding sequence ATGAAGAAGACCTACAAGTTTCAAaccctcttctcttctctcatcTTTCCCATATTCCTCTTAACACTCCTCCTGTCGATTTCAAGAACCAACGCCGTCAGCTCCGGTGGTGGTTGCCGAGATCCGCCATCACAAAACAGCTGCAAGACATGCATGGCGGAGCAGACGAAATACGACTGCCCTAAGTGCGTGCCGGTGCTCCGATGCATGGCTCGTTGCCTTTGGAGCGGTGTGTCTCAGAGGAAATGCACCACCACATGCGGCGTCGACACCGTCGCCAGGCCGTCGCTGCTGGACTGCAAACGCTGCGTTTCTAGGTGTAAGTGTAGCTGTGCGGCTTAG
- the LOC103836186 gene encoding neurofilament medium polypeptide-like isoform X2 — protein sequence MATVVAEQVIAPVAENVEVPAKAVEEPDVETKQPEEVVATTDSAAAPATLKEQEAEAPVVETSKEVVVEEAEKKDEETEEPKIEEKEEVTETPAVVEEKEKTKAEEVVAAGEVVAEKAEE from the exons ATGGCCACTGTTGTG GCTGAACAAGTGATTGCTCCAGTAGCAGAGAACGTTGAGGTACCAGCAAAGGCAGTGGAGGAGCCAGATGTAGAGACCAAACAGCCCGAAGAAGTCGTCGCCACGACAGACTCTGCTGCTGCTCCAGCCA CCCTAAAAGAACAAGAAGCCGAAGCACCAGTCGTAGAAACGAGCAAAGAGGTGGTTGTGGAAGAGGCAGAGAAAAAAGATGAAGAAACAGAAGAGCCAAAGATAGAAGAGAAGGAGGAGGTGACTGAAACTCCGGCGGTTgtggaggagaaggagaagactaAGGCTGAGGAAGTTGTGGCTGCTGGGGAAGTTGTCGCCGAGAAGGCCGAGGAGTAA
- the LOC103836185 gene encoding 14 kDa proline-rich protein DC2.15, with amino-acid sequence MASSSIALFLALNLLFFTTISACGSCTPCGGGCPSPKPKPTPKPTPSPSSGKGKCPKDTLKLGVCANVLSGLLDLTLGKPPVEPCCSLIQGLADVEAAVCLCTALKANVLGINLNLPISLSLLLNVCSKQVPPGFQC; translated from the coding sequence ATGGCTTCAAGCTCCATAGCCCTTTTCTTGGCTCTCAACCTCCTGTTCTTCACAACAATCTCCGCATGCGGTAGCTGCACCCCTTGCGGAGGAGGTTGCCCCTCTCCCAAGCCGAAGCCAACTCCTAAACCAACGCCAAGCCCTAGCTCTGGCAAGGGAAAGTGCCCTAAAGATACCCTCAAGCTTGGTGTCTGTGCCAATGTGCTCAGTGGCCTCCTCGACTTGACCCTCGGAAAGCCACCGGTCGAGCCATGCTGCAGCCTCATCCAAGGACTCGCTGATGTTGAAGCGGCCGTTTGTCTCTGCACCGCTCTGAAGGCTAACGTTCTTGGAATCAACTTGAACCTCCCAATCTCTTTAAGTCTTCTCCTCAATGTTTGCAGCAAACAAGTTCCTCCTGGCTTCCAGTGCTAA
- the LOC103836186 gene encoding neurofilament medium polypeptide-like isoform X1: MATVVAEQVIAPVAENVEVPAKAVEEPDVETKQPEEVVATTDSAAAPATLKEQEAEAPVVETSKEVVVEEAEKKDEETEEPKIEEKEEVTETPAVVEEKEKTKAEEVVAAGEVVAEKAEE; this comes from the exons ATGGCCACTGTTGTG GCTGAACAAGTGATTGCTCCAGTAGCAGAGAACGTTGAGGTACCAGCAAAGGCAGTGGAGGAGCCAGATGTAGAGACCAAACAGCCCGAAGAAGTCGTCGCCACGACAGACTCTGCTGCT GCTCCAGCCACCCTAAAAGAACAAGAAGCCGAAGCACCAGTCGTAGAAACGAGCAAAGAGGTGGTTGTGGAAGAGGCAGAGAAAAAAGATGAAGAAACAGAAGAGCCAAAGATAGAAGAGAAGGAGGAGGTGACTGAAACTCCGGCGGTTgtggaggagaaggagaagactaAGGCTGAGGAAGTTGTGGCTGCTGGGGAAGTTGTCGCCGAGAAGGCCGAGGAGTAA
- the LOC103836188 gene encoding rho GDP-dissociation inhibitor 1: protein MGLKDEDKKIEKSSEEPMGHGTLSRNNSHSSLSPTEDDEDEDKNLELGPMIALREQLEKDKDDESLRRWKEQLLGIVDLEEVGETTDPVVKIMNLTIRSPDRDDMVLTIPENGKPTSKGPWFTLKEGSKYTLVFTFRVNNNIVSGLRYSNTVWKTGIKVYSRKQMLGTFSPQAEPYNHVMFEESTPSGMLVRGSYSVKSKFVDDDNKCYLENNYTFDIRKNWL, encoded by the exons ATGGGTTTGAAAGATGAGGACAAGAAAATAGAAAAGTCTTCAGAAGAGCCAATGGGACATGGGACCTTAAGCAGAAATAATAGCCACAGCTCTTTGTCTCCAacagaagatgatgaagacgaAGACAAGAATCTTGAACTTGGTCCCATGATCGCTCTCAGAGAACAGCTCGAGAAAGACAAG GATGATGAAAGCTTAAGGAGATGGAAAGAACAACTTCTAGGCATTGTGGATCTTGAGGAGGTTGGAG AGACTACGGATCCGGTGGTAAAGATAATGAACTTAACAATTAGGTCACCGGATCGAGATGACATGGTATTGACGATCCCTGAAAACGGAAAACCGACATCGAAAGGACCATGGTTTACTCTTAAAGAAGGCTCtaagtacactctcgtgtttacttTCCGTGTGAACAACAACATTGTGTCCGGTCTCCGGTACAGCAATACAGTTTGGAAGACCGGAATCAAGG TATATAGTCGAAAGCAGATGTTAGGAACGTTTAGTCCACAAGCTGAACCGTATAACCATGTCATGTTTGAAGAATCAACACCGTCTGGTATGCTTGTTAGGGGCTCCTACTCCGTTAAATCTAAG TTCGTCGATGACGATAATAAGTGCTACTTGGAGAACAATTATACCTTTGACATTCGCAAGAATTGGCTGTGA
- the LOC103836184 gene encoding 14 kDa proline-rich protein DC2.15: MESNRSFSAALFLSLNLMFFACVNGCNTCLPPKPIPNPNPNPISNPTKHSCPRDALKLGVCAKILDGAVGTVIGNPPDTPCCSFLQGLVDLEAAVCLCTAIKANILGIDIDIPISLSLLINTCGKKLPSDFICA; this comes from the coding sequence ATGGAATCCAACAGATCTTTTTCTGCAGCCCTCTTCCTATCTCTTAATCTCATGTTTTTTGCGTGTGTAAATGGCTGCAACACTTGCTTGCCACCTAAGCCAATcccaaaccctaaccctaaccctataAGCAATCCTACAAAACATAGCTGCCCAAGAGACGCCCTAAAACTCGGAGTTTGCGCCAAAATTCTAGACGGTGCAGTCGGAACTGTCATCGGAAACCCACCAGACACACCTTGCTGCTCATTCCTTCAAGGGCTCGTCGACCTTGAAGCTGCCGTTTGTCTTTGTACCGCCATTAAAGCTAACATTCTGGGGATTGACATTGATATTCCTATCTCCTTGAGTTTGCTCATCAATACTTGCGGCAAAAAGCTTCCCTCTGATTTTATTTGTGCCTGA